In Pan paniscus chromosome 13, NHGRI_mPanPan1-v2.0_pri, whole genome shotgun sequence, one DNA window encodes the following:
- the CASP8 gene encoding caspase-8 isoform X2 has translation MEGGRRDRVVIESKRNFFLGAFPTPFPAEHVELGRLGDSETAMVPGKGGADYILLPFKKMDFSRNLYDIGEQLDSEDLASLKFLSLDYIPQRKQEPIKDALMLFQRLQEKRMLEESNLSFLKELLFRINRLDLLITYLNTRKEEMERELQTPGRAQISAYRVMLYQISEEVSRSELRSFKFLLQEEISKCKLDDDMNLLDIFIEMEKRVILGEGKLDILKRVCAQINRSLLKIINDYEEFSKGEELCGVMTISDSPREQDSESQTLDKVYQMKSKPRGYCLIINNHNFAKAREKVPKLHSIRDRNGTHLDAGALTTTFEELHFEIKPHDDCTVQQIYEILKIYQLMDHSNMDCFICCILSHGDKGIIYGTDGQEAPIYELTSQFTGLKCPSLAGKPKVFFIQACQGDNYQKGIPVETDSEEQPYLEMDLSSPQTRYIPDEADFLLGMATVNNCVSYRNPAEGTWYIQSLCQSLRERCPRGDDILTILTEVNYEVSNKDDKKNMGKQMPQPTFTLRKKLVFPSD, from the exons atggagggaggcagaagagacaGGGTGGttattgaaagtaaaagaaacttCTTCCTGGGAGCCTTTCCCACCCCCTTCCCTGCTGAGCACGTGGAGTTAGGCAGGTTAGGGGACTCGGAGACTGCGATGGTGCCAGGAAAGGGTGGAGCGG ATTATATTCTCCTGCCTTTTAAAAAGATGGACTTCAGCAGAAATCTTTATGATATTGGGGAACAACTGGACAGTGAAGATCTGGCCTCCCTCAAGTTCCTGAGCCTGGACTACATTCCGCAAAGGAAGCAAGAACCCATCAAGGATGCCTTGATGTTATTCCAGAGACTCCAGGAAAAGAGAATGTTGGAGGAAAGCAATCTGTCCTTCCTGAAGGAGCTGCTCTTCCGAATTAATAGACTGGATTTGCTGATTACCTACCTAAACACTAGAAAGGAGGAGATGGAAAGGGAACTTCAGACACCAGGCAGGGCTCAAATTTCTGCCTACAG GGTCATGCTGTATCAGATTTCAGAAGAAGTGAGCAGATCAGAATTGAGGTCTTTTAAGTTTCTTTTGCAAGAGGAAATCTCCAAATGCAAACTGGATGATGACATG AACCTGCTGgatattttcatagagatggagaAGAGGGTCATCCTGGGAGAAGGAAAGTTGGACATCCTGAAAAGAGTCTGTGCCCAAATCAACAGGAGCCTGCTGAAGATAATCAACGACTATGAAGAATTCAgcaaag GGGAGGAGTTGTGTGGGGTAATGACAATCTCGGACTCTCCAAGAGAACAGGATAGTGAATCACAG ACTTTGGACAAAGTTTACCAAATGAAAAGCAAACCTCGGGGATACTGTCTGATCATCAACAATCACAATTTTGCAAAAGCACGGGAGAAAGTGCCCAAACTTCACAGTATTAGGGACAGGAATGGAACACACTTGGATGCAG GGGCTTTGACCACGACCTTTGAAGAGCTTCATTTTGAGATCAAGCCCCACGATGACTGCACGGTACAGCAAATCTATGAGATTTTGAAAATCTACCAACTCATGGACCACAGTAACATGGACTGCTTCATCTGCTGTATCCTCTCCCATGGAGACAAGGGCATCATCTACGGCACTGATGGACAGGAGGCCCCCATCTATGAGCTGACATCTCAGTTCACTGGTTTGAAGTGCCCTTCCCTTGCTGGAAAACCCAAAGTGTTTTTTATTCAGGCTTGTCAGGGGGATAACTACCAGAAAGGTATACCTGTTGAGACTGATTCAGAGGAGCAACCCTATTTAGAAATGGATTTATCATCACCTCAAACGAGATATATCCCGGATGAGGCTGACTTTCTGCTGGGGATGGCCACTGTGAATAACTGTGTTTCCTACCGAAACCCTGCAGAGGGAACCTGGTACATCCAGTCACTTTGCCAGAGCCTGAGAGAGCGATGTCCTCG
- the CASP8 gene encoding caspase-8 isoform X1 gives MEGGRRDRVVIESKRNFFLGAFPTPFPAEHVELGRLGDSETAMVPGKGGADYILLPFKKMDFSRNLYDIGEQLDSEDLASLKFLSLDYIPQRKQEPIKDALMLFQRLQEKRMLEESNLSFLKELLFRINRLDLLITYLNTRKEEMERELQTPGRAQISAYRVMLYQISEEVSRSELRSFKFLLQEEISKCKLDDDMNLLDIFIEMEKRVILGEGKLDILKRVCAQINRSLLKIINDYEEFSKERSSSLEGSPDEFSNGEELCGVMTISDSPREQDSESQTLDKVYQMKSKPRGYCLIINNHNFAKAREKVPKLHSIRDRNGTHLDAGALTTTFEELHFEIKPHDDCTVQQIYEILKIYQLMDHSNMDCFICCILSHGDKGIIYGTDGQEAPIYELTSQFTGLKCPSLAGKPKVFFIQACQGDNYQKGIPVETDSEEQPYLEMDLSSPQTRYIPDEADFLLGMATVNNCVSYRNPAEGTWYIQSLCQSLRERCPRGDDILTILTEVNYEVSNKDDKKNMGKQMPQPTFTLRKKLVFPSD, from the exons atggagggaggcagaagagacaGGGTGGttattgaaagtaaaagaaacttCTTCCTGGGAGCCTTTCCCACCCCCTTCCCTGCTGAGCACGTGGAGTTAGGCAGGTTAGGGGACTCGGAGACTGCGATGGTGCCAGGAAAGGGTGGAGCGG ATTATATTCTCCTGCCTTTTAAAAAGATGGACTTCAGCAGAAATCTTTATGATATTGGGGAACAACTGGACAGTGAAGATCTGGCCTCCCTCAAGTTCCTGAGCCTGGACTACATTCCGCAAAGGAAGCAAGAACCCATCAAGGATGCCTTGATGTTATTCCAGAGACTCCAGGAAAAGAGAATGTTGGAGGAAAGCAATCTGTCCTTCCTGAAGGAGCTGCTCTTCCGAATTAATAGACTGGATTTGCTGATTACCTACCTAAACACTAGAAAGGAGGAGATGGAAAGGGAACTTCAGACACCAGGCAGGGCTCAAATTTCTGCCTACAG GGTCATGCTGTATCAGATTTCAGAAGAAGTGAGCAGATCAGAATTGAGGTCTTTTAAGTTTCTTTTGCAAGAGGAAATCTCCAAATGCAAACTGGATGATGACATG AACCTGCTGgatattttcatagagatggagaAGAGGGTCATCCTGGGAGAAGGAAAGTTGGACATCCTGAAAAGAGTCTGTGCCCAAATCAACAGGAGCCTGCTGAAGATAATCAACGACTATGAAGAATTCAgcaaag AGAGAAGCAGCAGCCTTGAAGGAAGTCCTGATGAATTTTCAAATG GGGAGGAGTTGTGTGGGGTAATGACAATCTCGGACTCTCCAAGAGAACAGGATAGTGAATCACAG ACTTTGGACAAAGTTTACCAAATGAAAAGCAAACCTCGGGGATACTGTCTGATCATCAACAATCACAATTTTGCAAAAGCACGGGAGAAAGTGCCCAAACTTCACAGTATTAGGGACAGGAATGGAACACACTTGGATGCAG GGGCTTTGACCACGACCTTTGAAGAGCTTCATTTTGAGATCAAGCCCCACGATGACTGCACGGTACAGCAAATCTATGAGATTTTGAAAATCTACCAACTCATGGACCACAGTAACATGGACTGCTTCATCTGCTGTATCCTCTCCCATGGAGACAAGGGCATCATCTACGGCACTGATGGACAGGAGGCCCCCATCTATGAGCTGACATCTCAGTTCACTGGTTTGAAGTGCCCTTCCCTTGCTGGAAAACCCAAAGTGTTTTTTATTCAGGCTTGTCAGGGGGATAACTACCAGAAAGGTATACCTGTTGAGACTGATTCAGAGGAGCAACCCTATTTAGAAATGGATTTATCATCACCTCAAACGAGATATATCCCGGATGAGGCTGACTTTCTGCTGGGGATGGCCACTGTGAATAACTGTGTTTCCTACCGAAACCCTGCAGAGGGAACCTGGTACATCCAGTCACTTTGCCAGAGCCTGAGAGAGCGATGTCCTCG
- the CASP8 gene encoding caspase-8 isoform X5 → MDFSRNLYDIGEQLDSEDLASLKFLSLDYIPQRKQEPIKDALMLFQRLQEKRMLEESNLSFLKELLFRINRLDLLITYLNTRKEEMERELQTPGRAQISAYRVMLYQISEEVSRSELRSFKFLLQEEISKCKLDDDMNLLDIFIEMEKRVILGEGKLDILKRVCAQINRSLLKIINDYEEFSKERSSSLEGSPDEFSNGWRAVAPSRLTAISASQVQAILLPQPPEKLGLQVRAPPRLANFVFLLEMGLYYIGLASVKPLTSGGLPALASQSAGITGMSHCARPHLLS, encoded by the exons ATGGACTTCAGCAGAAATCTTTATGATATTGGGGAACAACTGGACAGTGAAGATCTGGCCTCCCTCAAGTTCCTGAGCCTGGACTACATTCCGCAAAGGAAGCAAGAACCCATCAAGGATGCCTTGATGTTATTCCAGAGACTCCAGGAAAAGAGAATGTTGGAGGAAAGCAATCTGTCCTTCCTGAAGGAGCTGCTCTTCCGAATTAATAGACTGGATTTGCTGATTACCTACCTAAACACTAGAAAGGAGGAGATGGAAAGGGAACTTCAGACACCAGGCAGGGCTCAAATTTCTGCCTACAG GGTCATGCTGTATCAGATTTCAGAAGAAGTGAGCAGATCAGAATTGAGGTCTTTTAAGTTTCTTTTGCAAGAGGAAATCTCCAAATGCAAACTGGATGATGACATG AACCTGCTGgatattttcatagagatggagaAGAGGGTCATCCTGGGAGAAGGAAAGTTGGACATCCTGAAAAGAGTCTGTGCCCAAATCAACAGGAGCCTGCTGAAGATAATCAACGACTATGAAGAATTCAgcaaag AGAGAAGCAGCAGCCTTGAAGGAAGTCCTGATGAATTTTCAAATG gctggagagcagtggcaccatctcggctcactgcaatctccgcctcccaggttcaagcaattctcctgcctcagcctcctgagaagctgggattacaggtgcgcgcaccaccacgcctagctaattttgtatttttattagagatggggctttACTATATTGGCCTGGCTAGtgtcaaacccctgacctcaggtggtctgcctgccttggcctcccaaagtgctgggattacaggcatgagccactgcgcccggccgcacCTGCTCTCCTAA
- the CASP8 gene encoding caspase-8 isoform X4: MDFSRNLYDIGEQLDSEDLASLKFLSLDYIPQRKQEPIKDALMLFQRLQEKRMLEESNLSFLKELLFRINRLDLLITYLNTRKEEMERELQTPGRAQISAYRVMLYQISEEVSRSELRSFKFLLQEEISKCKLDDDMNLLDIFIEMEKRVILGEGKLDILKRVCAQINRSLLKIINDYEEFSKGEELCGVMTISDSPREQDSESQTLDKVYQMKSKPRGYCLIINNHNFAKAREKVPKLHSIRDRNGTHLDAGALTTTFEELHFEIKPHDDCTVQQIYEILKIYQLMDHSNMDCFICCILSHGDKGIIYGTDGQEAPIYELTSQFTGLKCPSLAGKPKVFFIQACQGDNYQKGIPVETDSEEQPYLEMDLSSPQTRYIPDEADFLLGMATVNNCVSYRNPAEGTWYIQSLCQSLRERCPRGDDILTILTEVNYEVSNKDDKKNMGKQMPQPTFTLRKKLVFPSD; this comes from the exons ATGGACTTCAGCAGAAATCTTTATGATATTGGGGAACAACTGGACAGTGAAGATCTGGCCTCCCTCAAGTTCCTGAGCCTGGACTACATTCCGCAAAGGAAGCAAGAACCCATCAAGGATGCCTTGATGTTATTCCAGAGACTCCAGGAAAAGAGAATGTTGGAGGAAAGCAATCTGTCCTTCCTGAAGGAGCTGCTCTTCCGAATTAATAGACTGGATTTGCTGATTACCTACCTAAACACTAGAAAGGAGGAGATGGAAAGGGAACTTCAGACACCAGGCAGGGCTCAAATTTCTGCCTACAG GGTCATGCTGTATCAGATTTCAGAAGAAGTGAGCAGATCAGAATTGAGGTCTTTTAAGTTTCTTTTGCAAGAGGAAATCTCCAAATGCAAACTGGATGATGACATG AACCTGCTGgatattttcatagagatggagaAGAGGGTCATCCTGGGAGAAGGAAAGTTGGACATCCTGAAAAGAGTCTGTGCCCAAATCAACAGGAGCCTGCTGAAGATAATCAACGACTATGAAGAATTCAgcaaag GGGAGGAGTTGTGTGGGGTAATGACAATCTCGGACTCTCCAAGAGAACAGGATAGTGAATCACAG ACTTTGGACAAAGTTTACCAAATGAAAAGCAAACCTCGGGGATACTGTCTGATCATCAACAATCACAATTTTGCAAAAGCACGGGAGAAAGTGCCCAAACTTCACAGTATTAGGGACAGGAATGGAACACACTTGGATGCAG GGGCTTTGACCACGACCTTTGAAGAGCTTCATTTTGAGATCAAGCCCCACGATGACTGCACGGTACAGCAAATCTATGAGATTTTGAAAATCTACCAACTCATGGACCACAGTAACATGGACTGCTTCATCTGCTGTATCCTCTCCCATGGAGACAAGGGCATCATCTACGGCACTGATGGACAGGAGGCCCCCATCTATGAGCTGACATCTCAGTTCACTGGTTTGAAGTGCCCTTCCCTTGCTGGAAAACCCAAAGTGTTTTTTATTCAGGCTTGTCAGGGGGATAACTACCAGAAAGGTATACCTGTTGAGACTGATTCAGAGGAGCAACCCTATTTAGAAATGGATTTATCATCACCTCAAACGAGATATATCCCGGATGAGGCTGACTTTCTGCTGGGGATGGCCACTGTGAATAACTGTGTTTCCTACCGAAACCCTGCAGAGGGAACCTGGTACATCCAGTCACTTTGCCAGAGCCTGAGAGAGCGATGTCCTCG
- the CASP8 gene encoding caspase-8 isoform X3, producing the protein MDFSRNLYDIGEQLDSEDLASLKFLSLDYIPQRKQEPIKDALMLFQRLQEKRMLEESNLSFLKELLFRINRLDLLITYLNTRKEEMERELQTPGRAQISAYRVMLYQISEEVSRSELRSFKFLLQEEISKCKLDDDMNLLDIFIEMEKRVILGEGKLDILKRVCAQINRSLLKIINDYEEFSKERSSSLEGSPDEFSNGEELCGVMTISDSPREQDSESQTLDKVYQMKSKPRGYCLIINNHNFAKAREKVPKLHSIRDRNGTHLDAGALTTTFEELHFEIKPHDDCTVQQIYEILKIYQLMDHSNMDCFICCILSHGDKGIIYGTDGQEAPIYELTSQFTGLKCPSLAGKPKVFFIQACQGDNYQKGIPVETDSEEQPYLEMDLSSPQTRYIPDEADFLLGMATVNNCVSYRNPAEGTWYIQSLCQSLRERCPRGDDILTILTEVNYEVSNKDDKKNMGKQMPQPTFTLRKKLVFPSD; encoded by the exons ATGGACTTCAGCAGAAATCTTTATGATATTGGGGAACAACTGGACAGTGAAGATCTGGCCTCCCTCAAGTTCCTGAGCCTGGACTACATTCCGCAAAGGAAGCAAGAACCCATCAAGGATGCCTTGATGTTATTCCAGAGACTCCAGGAAAAGAGAATGTTGGAGGAAAGCAATCTGTCCTTCCTGAAGGAGCTGCTCTTCCGAATTAATAGACTGGATTTGCTGATTACCTACCTAAACACTAGAAAGGAGGAGATGGAAAGGGAACTTCAGACACCAGGCAGGGCTCAAATTTCTGCCTACAG GGTCATGCTGTATCAGATTTCAGAAGAAGTGAGCAGATCAGAATTGAGGTCTTTTAAGTTTCTTTTGCAAGAGGAAATCTCCAAATGCAAACTGGATGATGACATG AACCTGCTGgatattttcatagagatggagaAGAGGGTCATCCTGGGAGAAGGAAAGTTGGACATCCTGAAAAGAGTCTGTGCCCAAATCAACAGGAGCCTGCTGAAGATAATCAACGACTATGAAGAATTCAgcaaag AGAGAAGCAGCAGCCTTGAAGGAAGTCCTGATGAATTTTCAAATG GGGAGGAGTTGTGTGGGGTAATGACAATCTCGGACTCTCCAAGAGAACAGGATAGTGAATCACAG ACTTTGGACAAAGTTTACCAAATGAAAAGCAAACCTCGGGGATACTGTCTGATCATCAACAATCACAATTTTGCAAAAGCACGGGAGAAAGTGCCCAAACTTCACAGTATTAGGGACAGGAATGGAACACACTTGGATGCAG GGGCTTTGACCACGACCTTTGAAGAGCTTCATTTTGAGATCAAGCCCCACGATGACTGCACGGTACAGCAAATCTATGAGATTTTGAAAATCTACCAACTCATGGACCACAGTAACATGGACTGCTTCATCTGCTGTATCCTCTCCCATGGAGACAAGGGCATCATCTACGGCACTGATGGACAGGAGGCCCCCATCTATGAGCTGACATCTCAGTTCACTGGTTTGAAGTGCCCTTCCCTTGCTGGAAAACCCAAAGTGTTTTTTATTCAGGCTTGTCAGGGGGATAACTACCAGAAAGGTATACCTGTTGAGACTGATTCAGAGGAGCAACCCTATTTAGAAATGGATTTATCATCACCTCAAACGAGATATATCCCGGATGAGGCTGACTTTCTGCTGGGGATGGCCACTGTGAATAACTGTGTTTCCTACCGAAACCCTGCAGAGGGAACCTGGTACATCCAGTCACTTTGCCAGAGCCTGAGAGAGCGATGTCCTCG